One window of Leptospiraceae bacterium genomic DNA carries:
- a CDS encoding catalase, which produces MSQQTTSSGMPIHLNERDSILDKHLLTEKLAYFNREKIPERITHAKGAGAYGVFTVTKDMKQFTKARVFSEAGKHTPVFVRFSNYRGEKGSADTMRDPRGFAIKFYTEEGNWDFAGNNIPVFYIRDAWKLPDLIHSQKRDPQTNLNIATTMWDFWSLSPETLHGVTMNFSERGIPKSFRYMDGFSCHSFSFVNADNVRVWVKFHFKSEQGIECLTNEEATKLAGENPDCYVEDLFHSIESGIFPKWKLFVQILTDKDLEKFTFDPFDVTKVWSHAVAPEIEVGILELNRNPENYFVEVEQAAFSPANVVPGIGFSPDKLLQARLFAYPDAQRHRLGVNYQSLPINRPRSYVENGYRDGMMRLDSNGGSAVNYIPNSLEEKPVYNKQQEANLVTPPTIKNYPLDEYTQAGNLYRLMTDEKKEILVENIVESMTHIPTRIQVRQCVHFYKADPEYAYSVCDSLGLDFNEVKMLSTFTYEELIAETAKGLYEKIERVKTVK; this is translated from the coding sequence ATGAGCCAACAAACTACATCCTCGGGAATGCCCATTCATTTGAATGAAAGAGATTCCATCTTAGACAAGCATTTACTTACAGAGAAACTAGCTTATTTTAATCGGGAAAAAATCCCGGAAAGAATTACACATGCGAAAGGGGCTGGGGCTTACGGTGTGTTTACCGTCACGAAAGATATGAAGCAATTTACAAAGGCAAGAGTCTTTTCTGAAGCGGGAAAGCATACTCCTGTATTCGTTCGGTTTTCTAATTATAGAGGAGAAAAAGGATCCGCGGATACTATGCGTGATCCAAGAGGGTTTGCGATTAAATTTTATACAGAAGAGGGTAATTGGGATTTTGCGGGAAACAATATTCCAGTATTTTATATTCGAGATGCGTGGAAATTACCTGATTTAATTCATTCTCAAAAGAGAGACCCGCAAACAAATCTCAATATTGCAACTACGATGTGGGATTTCTGGTCATTATCCCCTGAGACTTTACACGGAGTTACGATGAATTTTTCAGAGCGAGGAATTCCTAAGAGCTTTCGATATATGGATGGTTTTTCCTGTCATTCATTTAGTTTTGTCAATGCAGACAATGTTCGTGTATGGGTAAAATTTCATTTTAAATCAGAGCAGGGGATTGAGTGTCTTACAAATGAAGAAGCAACAAAGCTTGCAGGGGAAAATCCAGACTGTTATGTAGAAGATTTATTTCACTCGATAGAGTCAGGAATTTTTCCTAAATGGAAACTATTTGTTCAAATTCTAACAGACAAAGACTTGGAGAAATTTACCTTTGATCCATTTGATGTCACTAAAGTATGGTCTCATGCAGTGGCTCCCGAAATAGAAGTAGGGATACTAGAACTTAACCGCAATCCTGAAAACTATTTTGTAGAAGTAGAGCAAGCAGCTTTTTCTCCAGCAAACGTTGTTCCGGGAATTGGTTTTTCTCCTGATAAATTATTGCAGGCAAGACTATTTGCCTACCCCGATGCACAGCGTCATAGACTCGGCGTGAATTATCAGTCTTTGCCGATCAATCGCCCTCGCTCTTATGTAGAAAATGGATATCGCGATGGAATGATGCGACTTGATTCCAATGGCGGCTCTGCTGTGAATTACATTCCTAATAGCCTGGAAGAAAAGCCTGTATACAATAAACAGCAAGAGGCTAATTTAGTTACTCCACCGACTATTAAAAATTATCCTCTAGATGAATACACTCAAGCAGGAAATTTATACAGACTCATGACAGATGAGAAGAAAGAAATTCTAGTTGAAAATATTGTCGAAAGTATGACACATATTCCTACTCGAATCCAGGTAAGACAATGCGTTCATTTTTATAAAGCCGACCCCGAGTATGCGTATTCAGTTTGTGATTCTCTTGGTCTTGATTTTAATGAAGTGAAAATGCTTTCTACTTTTACCTATGAGGAGCTAATCGCCGAAACTGCTAAAGGACTTTATGAGAAGATTGAGAGGGTGAAGACGGTGAAATAA